A genome region from Carassius carassius chromosome 23, fCarCar2.1, whole genome shotgun sequence includes the following:
- the lctlb gene encoding lactase-like b isoform X3, with product MPTGIRSDHVNEKGVKYYSALIDELLEHNITPIVTLYHWDLPQVLQEKYGGWQNISMINYFNDFANLCFERYGDRVKYWITFNNPWSVAVEGYETGEHAPGLKLRGTGAYRAAHHIIKAHAKVWHTYDTQWRNKQRGMVGISLSGDWGEPVDITNQKDIEAAERYVQFYLGWFATPIFHGDYPQVMKDFIGRKSAQQGLGTSRLPTFSSQEKSYIKGTSDFLGVGHFTTRYITQKSYPFNRGSTYFSDRDVAELVDPRWPDPGSDWLYSVPWGFRRLLNFIKTQYGNPMIFITENGVSEKMMCTELCDDWRIQYYKGYINEMLKAIRDGVNVKGYTAWSLLDKFEWDEGYSERFGLYYVDFRSKNKPRYPKASVQFYKRIIKSNGFPNQREVENWKTKATETCSTSNQLLAAEEQRNTAANILRLIHDPLTSHMEMVTEVVVPTVCTLCILISAVFLMFLLRKRN from the exons GTTTTGCAGGAGAAATATGGTGGATGGCAGAACATCAGTATGATTAATTATTTCAACGACTTTGCCAATCTTTGCTTTGAACGCTATGGGGACCGTGTCAAATACTGGATAACTTTTAATAACCCATGG TCAGTGGCAGTGGAAGGATATGAAACTGGAGAACATGCTCCAGGACTGAAGCTCAGGGGCACTGGGGCCTACAGAGCAGCTCACCACATCATTAAG GCACATGCTAAGGTTTGGCACACTTACGATACTCAGTGGCGAAACAAACAAAGAG GTATGGTGGGCATTTCACTGTCCGGGGACTGGGGAGAGCCTGTGGACATCACTAACCAGAAGGACATTGAGGCTGCAGAGAGATATGTACAGTTTTACCTAGGCTGGTTTGCTACACCCATCTTTCATGGAGATTATcctcaagtgatgaaggatttcaTAG GGAGGAAAAGTGCACAGCAGGGTTTGGGAACGTCTCGCCTTCCCACCTTTTCTTCTCAGGAGAAGAGTTACATCAAAGGCACCTCTGATTTCCTAGGTGTGGGACACTTCACCACACGCTACATAACCCAAAAGAGCTATCCTTTCAACCGTGGCTCCACCTACTTCTCAGACCGGGATGTAGCAGAGCTAGTCGACCCACGTTGGCCTGATCCTGGTTCAGACTGGCTCTACTCAGTACCTTGGGGCTTCCGCCGTCTACTCAACTTTATTAAG ACTCAATATGGGAACCCCATGATCTTCATCACTGAGAATGGGGTCTCGGAGAAGATGATGTGCACAGAACTGTGTGATGACTGGAGGATACAGTATTACAAGGGTTACATCAACGAGATGCTCAAAG CTATCAGGGATGGAGTGAATGTAAAGGGCTACACCGCTTGGTCCCTTCTGGACAAGTTTGAGTGGGATGAGGGCTATTCAGAGAGGTTCGGCCTGTACTATGTGGACTTCAGGAGCAAAAATAAGCCTCGCTACCCCAAGGCCTCTGTTCAGTTCTACAAACGCATCATTAAGTCTAATGGATTTCCTAATCAGAGAGAG GTTGAGAACTGGAAAACGAAGGCTACAGAGACTTGCTCCACCAGCAATCAGCTCCTGGCTGCAG AGGAACAGAGGAATACGGCTGCCAATATTCTAAGACTTATTCATG aTCCTTTAACCAGCCACATGGAGATGGTGACCGAGGTTGTGGTTCCCACAGTGTGCACCCTCTGCATTTTGATCAGCGCTGTCTTTCTCATGTTCCTACTCCGCAAACGAAACtag
- the zwilch gene encoding protein zwilch homolog encodes MGSKIVSEANAFVKFLKSCQDENKENCTYMDDISVLLVEREELLHDILSGNQPIFVCEKAQPKCEPEATETTADTSVVEETLFKVEQHLGPQPLSVMKARQLMSWYTMAQNPNMPQVEAPGTLHPLWVRCDKLDPCATAWLGVETVYSGNKTSGVKLYTVTCKGPTGDETSFTTVDELKQEHEKRHHASTVATKGYAQYNLFCSLKEESMMFESQSSVIASLTWNNVEKVLECPPLSSKASLNIKVAVGDMRSPLYQTYKEMEFLLALAEGLRTGETEWLEPIETQSAVDLTRALIEELENIGQGAPGHTGKASEKQKAKTDAIAAFSSMVIERGDLDFTEQLWEKMRKSVTSYQDVTECLRIVVKAVKLGKIKPWIHKDSNSTLSKLILQSYQQQIDAMPLTGLTPANMLLELGLDKIRKDFINYLVGKELTTLNYLRYYLDTEVDLQEQVIRVRKLHHLLEILGTCSTFLSLPHDRLFLFTQSCLQYYKTSNYDEDHVFQLQIKPALISYFYEKEQPFSWAMQVSSGQGSKEVKTALYLSDKPLVDHITFDLDVPLDESANGESEKMFYYRTMVSCSLISFT; translated from the exons ATGGGATCAAAAATAGTTTCGGAGGCCAACGCGTTTGTTAAATTTCTGAA GTCGTGTCAAGATGAAAATAAAGAGAACTGCACGTATATG gatGATATTTCAGTTCTACTGGTGGAGAGGGAAGAACTTTTGCACGACATACTCAGTGGAAATCAGCCTATCTTTGTCTGTGAGAAAGCA CAACCAAAGTGTGAACCAGAAGCTACAGAAACTACAGCTGACACCAGTGTTGTTGAAGAAACTCTTTTTAAAGTGGAGCAACATCTAGGGCCTCAGCCGCTCTCTGTCATGAAAGCAAG GCAGCTAATGTCTTGGTACACCATGGCTCAAAACCCCAACATGCCCCAGGTGGAAGCCCCAGGGACTCTACACCCTCTATGGGTCCGTTGTGACAAATTGGACCCATGTGCCACTGCCTGGCTTGGAGTAGAAACCGTCTATAGTGGGAACAAAACCAGTGGTGTCAAACTGTATACAGTCACCTGCAAAG GACCAACAGGAGATGAAACCTCTTTCACCACAGTGGATGAGCTTAAACAAGAGCATGAGAAAAGACACCATGCttctaca GTGGCGACAAAAGGCTATGCACAGTACAACCTGTTTTGCTCCTTAAAAGAGGAGAGCATGATGTTTGAGTCCCAGAGCAGTGTAATAGCGAGTCTTACATGGAATAATGTGGAGAAAGTATTGGAGTGTCCTCCGTTGTCTTCTAAAGCATCTCTG AATATCAAAGTCGCAGTTGGAGACATGAGGAGTCCATTGTATCAGACCTATAAAGAGATGGAGTTCCTTCTG GCTTTAGCAGAAGGTTTGAGAACAGGAGAAACTGAATGGTTGGAACCAATAGAGACTCAGTCTGCAGTGGACCTGACCAGAGCACTCATTGAAG AGCTTGAAAATATTGGACAAGGAGCACCAGGACACACTGGCAAAGCATCcgag AAACAAAAAGCTAAGACAGATGCTATAGCAGCCTTCAGCTCAATGGTGATTGAGAGAGGAGACCTGGACTTTACAGAACAACTGTGGGAGAAGATGAGAAAGA gtGTAACTTCATATCAAGACGTAACAGAATGTCTGAGAATTGTTGTCAAAGCAGTGAAACTTGGTAAAATCAAACCATGG ATCCACAAAGACAGCAATAGCACTCTCAGTAAGCTGATCCTGCAGTCGTACCAGCAGCAGATAGACGCCATGCCTCTCACTGGTCTCACACCCGCCAATATGCTGCTAGAGCTCGGCCTGGACAAGATCAGGAAAGACTTTATCAACTACCTTGTTG GAAAGGAACTTACAACTCTCAACTATTTG AGGTATTACTTGGACACAGAGGTGGACCTGCAGGAGCAGGTGATAAGAGTGAGGAAACTGCACCATCTGCTGGAGATCCTGGGCACCTGCAGCACTTTCCTCAGTCTTCCTCATGATCGCCTCTTCCTTTTCACTCA GTCCTGTTTGCAATACTACAAAACTTCCAATTATGATGAGGACCATGTCTTCCAGCTGCAAATTAAGCCTGCGCTTATTAGCTATTTTTATGAGAA GGAACAACCTTTCTCTTGGGCCATGCAGGTGTCCAGTGGACAGGGGTCAAAGGAAGTCAAGACAGCACTTTATCTCAGCGACAAGCCTCTAGTAGACCACATTACTTTTGATTTAG atgtACCCCTAGATGAGTCTGCGAATGGAGAAAGTGAGAAGATGTTTTACTACAGGACCATGGTGAGCTGTAGTCTCATCAGCTTCACTTAA
- the rpl4 gene encoding 60S ribosomal protein L4, with the protein MACARPLISVYSEKGETSGKNVVLPAVFRAPIRPDVVNFVHTNMRKNKRQPYAVSALAGHQTSAESWGTGRAVARIPRVRGGGTHRSGQGAFGNMCRGGRMFAPTKTWRRWHRRVNVNQKRYAICSALAASALPALVMAKGHRIEEIPEVPLVVDDKVEGYKKTKEAVLLLKKLKAWNDIKKVYASQRMRAGKGKMRNRRRIQRKGPCIIYNEDNGVTRAFRNIPGITLQSVSRLDLLKLAPGGHIGRFCIWTEGAFRKLDDLYGTWRKASSLKVDYNLPMHKMTNTDMHRILKSEEVQKALRPAKHKINRRVLKKNPLKNLRVMIKLNPYAKTARRRAILAHNPDIKAKMLKPKKKRVVKKNKAKKPAAAPAPAQA; encoded by the exons ATG gcTTGTGCCCGACCGTTAATCTCGGTCTACTCTGAGAAAGGGGAGACATCTGGCAAAAATGTGGTTCTGCCTGCAGTGTTCAGGGCTCCCATCCGCCCTGATGTTGTGAACTTTGTGCATACCAACATGCGCAAGAATAAGCGCCAGCCCTATGCTGTTAGTGCACTGGCCG GTCACCAGACTAGCGCTGAGTCCTGGGGCACAGGAAGAGCCGTGGCCCGTATCCCCCGCGTGCGTGGTGGTGGCACCCACCGCTCTGGACAGGGTGCTTTCGGAAAT ATGTGTCGTGGTGGCCGCATGTTTGCCCCCACAAAGACATGGCGCCGTTGGCACCGCAGGGTCAACGTTAACCAGAAACGTTATGCCATCTGCTCTGCCCTGGCTGCCTCTGCCCTGCCTGCCCTGGTCATGGCCAAAG GTCACCGCATTGAGGAGATTCCTGAGGTCCCACTTGTTGTTGACGATAAAGTTGAAGGATACAAGAAGACTAAGGAGGCTGTGCTTCTGTTGAAGAAGCTTAAGGCATGGAACGACATCAAGAAG GTTTATGCCTCTCAGCGTATGCGTGCCGGTAAGGGTAAGATGAGGAACCGAAGGCGTATCCAGCGCAAGGGACCTTGCATCATCTACAACGAAGACAACGGTGTGACACGAGCTTTCAGGAACATCCCTG GCATCACACTGCAGTCCGTGAGCAGACTGGACTTGTTGAAGCTTGCTCCAGGTGGACACATCGGACGCTTTTGCATTTGGACTGAGGGTGCATTCCGCAAACTGGATGACCTCTATGGCACTTGGCGCAAAGCCTCCTCCCTTAAAGTGGACTACAA CCTGCCCATGCACAAAATGACCAATACAGATATGCACAGAATCCTGAAGAGTGAGGAGGTCCAGAAGGCACTTCGTCCTGCTAA ACACAAGATTAATCGCAGAGTACTGAAGAAGAACCCTCTGAAGAACCTGAGAGTGATGATTAAGCTGAACCCCTATGCCAAGACAGCCCGTCGCCGTGCTATCCTGGCACACAACCCTGAC ATCAAAGCCAAGATGTTGAAACCCAAAAAGAAAAGGGTTGTGAAGAAGAACAAGGCCAAGAAGCCTGCAGCTGCTCCTGCTCCAGCTCAAGCTTAA